The Candidatus Eisenbacteria bacterium nucleotide sequence GCGAAGGAGCGCACGCAGTGAGCGCGCGCGAGATCGCGATCGAGGAGGCCTCTTCGGGCGAGGGCCTGGGTCTCGTGCTCGAGACGATTCGAGCGAAGGGGACTCTCGCGTATCCCGCCGAGACGATGTACGGCATCGGGGGGGACGGCCTCGATCGGGAGGTCGCCGCTCGCATCGCCGCGGCGAAAGGGAGCCCGCCGGGGAAGCCGTTTCTACTTCTTCTGGACGATGTCGACAGGTGGCGCCAGGTGGCGGCGTCGCTTCCGCCGAGCGCCGAAGAGGCGGCGAGAAAGCACTGGCCGGGCCCGCTCACCCTTCTTCTTCCGGCGCGGGACGACTGCGCCGCCGCCTACGAGGGGAAGGTCGCAGTGCGCGTGCCGGACCTCGAGGTCGTCCGCGTGTGGGTGCGCGAGGCGGGTCGCCCGCTCTTTTCCACGTCCGCGAACCGCGCGGGCCGCGCCCCCGTGCGTGGGCCGGAGGAGCTCCGCGCTCTCTTCGGCGAGCGTCTCGACCTCCTCGTCACCGGTCCCGTCTTCCCCTCGACCGGTCTCCCCTCCACGATCGTCGATGCCACCGCCGATCCTCCGCGCGTTCTGCGCCGCGGCGCCGCGCCGTTTCCGTAGGGGGATGCGGGAGAGAAGTTCACGGCGTTGCAGGGAGGGGATACAAGCATACGAAAAGAACCGAGAGGGAGGTGTGGCAGTACCTCATGAGGTTTCGGATCGTCAGCATTCCTCCATCACGAAGGCATCCTGTCGTTTCGCGTAGAAAGCTGTAATATGATGGGATTGATGAAGCGGTGCTTGAAGAGCCGGATCGTCGTGCGTGTTTGTGGAGAGCTGTGGGAGTTCTCAAGGTCGGAGCCTGAAGCGCCTATCGTCATCAGCAAGGGAAGACAGACGTCGCCTGCGGTTCGGGACCGGCGTCATGCTCGCTCCACCACCTACCGCCTGCGTGTCCAGCTGCAAGGAGGATGTCATGGCCGGAGATGGAAGTTTTGACGAGGAAGTATTCTTCAGCTACGCGAGCGAGGACCTGCACCACGTTCGCCAACTCGCACGAAGGCTCTGGGACGAGTACCGGATCTCGAGCTTCGTCGCTGACGACGCTCTGAAGGATCTCGCGAGAGGCGACAGATGGGAGCAGACCCTCCTCGAAAAGGTGACGAGGTGCCGGTTCTTCGCGCTCTATGCCTCCCGGTCGGTCATGGCTTCCGCGTGGGTCAATCGAGAGGTACAGCGGTTCTTTGAGGGAGCGTACTCACGGGACAACCGAAGGAAGATGTTTGTTCTCACGAGGACGGCGCAGCCG carries:
- a CDS encoding L-threonylcarbamoyladenylate synthase is translated as MSAREIAIEEASSGEGLGLVLETIRAKGTLAYPAETMYGIGGDGLDREVAARIAAAKGSPPGKPFLLLLDDVDRWRQVAASLPPSAEEAARKHWPGPLTLLLPARDDCAAAYEGKVAVRVPDLEVVRVWVREAGRPLFSTSANRAGRAPVRGPEELRALFGERLDLLVTGPVFPSTGLPSTIVDATADPPRVLRRGAAPFP